From Permianibacter aggregans, a single genomic window includes:
- a CDS encoding YecA/YgfB family protein, which yields MPMPSSQALQQLQMFLVSDAVSEDCFDYVQTHGFLTGLAVGPNLPAEAVWMPEIFAVTPQYDDIEHQKSIESILRALLDGIQRELYAGAPIRLPCPLTLGDDHDAAPLRGWALGFMDAVSIDEENWFAPDEDEVGELILPIAIAAGIFDDDHLNQIYDDPHRLRNVLMQIPDSISELYLLYRE from the coding sequence ATGCCGATGCCCTCATCCCAGGCATTGCAGCAACTGCAAATGTTTCTGGTTTCCGACGCGGTCAGCGAAGACTGTTTCGACTATGTGCAGACACACGGATTTCTGACCGGCTTGGCGGTCGGTCCGAATCTGCCGGCAGAAGCGGTCTGGATGCCGGAGATTTTCGCCGTTACGCCGCAGTACGACGATATCGAACACCAAAAATCCATTGAATCGATTTTGCGCGCGCTGCTCGACGGTATTCAACGTGAGCTGTACGCCGGCGCGCCGATTCGCCTGCCATGCCCATTGACGCTTGGTGACGATCACGATGCCGCCCCGCTGCGTGGCTGGGCGCTCGGCTTCATGGATGCGGTCAGTATCGATGAAGAAAACTGGTTTGCACCGGACGAAGACGAAGTCGGCGAGTTGATTCTGCCGATTGCCATCGCTGCCGGCATTTTTGATGACGATCACCTGAACCAGATTTACGATGACCCGCATCGCTTGCGCAACGTGCTGATGCAAATCCCGGATTCAATTTCGGAACTGTATCTGCTGTATCGAGAGTAA
- a CDS encoding MBL fold metallo-hydrolase, giving the protein MKTLYIWLCGLLTALSVQAAEEVNIETSAVAGKVHMLVGRGGNIGVLSGDDGIILVDDQFAPLTEKIREAVKGIHSGPIRFVLNTHWHGDHTGGNENFGKAGAVIVAHNNVRQRMSTDQFRAFFNRETKASPPGALPVVTFGNDISFHVNGETMNVQHYPHAHTDGDAIVFFRNANVVHMGDIYFANQFPYIDVDSGGSIDGLIAAVDSVLKQSNEQTKVIPGHGALSDAKELTEYRDMLVDVRKRINAAKQAGKSVEQFLAEKPLADLTSRWEKGFIKTDQMIQLVWLSKAMTM; this is encoded by the coding sequence ATGAAAACACTCTACATATGGCTATGTGGTTTGCTGACGGCGTTGTCCGTGCAGGCAGCGGAAGAAGTCAATATTGAAACAAGCGCCGTTGCCGGCAAGGTGCATATGCTGGTCGGTCGTGGTGGCAATATCGGCGTGCTCAGTGGTGATGACGGCATCATTCTGGTCGATGATCAATTCGCCCCCCTGACGGAGAAAATTCGCGAAGCCGTCAAAGGCATTCACAGCGGTCCGATTCGATTTGTGCTGAATACCCATTGGCATGGCGACCATACCGGCGGTAACGAAAACTTTGGCAAAGCCGGTGCCGTGATCGTCGCGCACAATAATGTTCGGCAACGGATGAGCACCGACCAATTCCGGGCGTTTTTCAATCGCGAAACCAAAGCCTCGCCACCCGGCGCCCTACCGGTCGTGACCTTTGGCAATGACATCAGTTTTCATGTCAATGGCGAGACGATGAATGTCCAGCATTATCCGCATGCGCATACCGATGGCGATGCGATTGTGTTCTTTCGCAACGCCAATGTCGTGCACATGGGCGATATCTATTTCGCCAACCAGTTTCCGTATATCGATGTCGACAGTGGCGGCAGCATTGATGGCCTGATTGCCGCAGTCGATAGCGTGCTGAAACAAAGCAATGAGCAAACGAAAGTCATTCCGGGCCATGGCGCGCTCAGCGATGCCAAAGAGCTGACCGAGTATCGCGATATGTTGGTCGATGTGCGTAAGCGTATCAATGCAGCCAAACAGGCCGGCAAGAGCGTCGAGCAATTTCTCGCGGAAAAGCCGCTGGCGGATTTAACCTCGCGCTGGGAGAAGGGCTTTATCAAGACCGATCAGATGATTCAGTTGGTCTGGTTGTCCAAAGCAATGACGATGTGA
- a CDS encoding DNA-3-methyladenine glycosylase family protein translates to MKPELITDEAVLQRAVRHIAGRDRVMAAVIERFGPCRMTPWTNEPFSALVNSVISQQLSVKAADTIAKRCLQVAGRGERFVPKKLLDASDETLRGCGLSGAKVRYIKGIADAAQRKQVNFAQLRQLPDEQLIKALTAFSGIGVWTAEMLMIFAFGHPDIMSLGDLGLRRGVETIYELDHAPSDRVILGAAESWRPYRSVASWYLWRAWEEKQSRARASAKESQ, encoded by the coding sequence ATGAAACCCGAGCTTATCACTGACGAAGCCGTTCTGCAGCGCGCGGTGCGCCATATCGCCGGTCGCGATCGGGTAATGGCCGCTGTGATCGAACGCTTCGGTCCTTGCCGTATGACACCGTGGACCAACGAACCGTTTTCGGCGCTGGTCAATTCAGTGATTTCTCAGCAGCTATCAGTAAAGGCCGCGGACACCATTGCCAAGCGGTGTTTGCAGGTGGCCGGACGCGGTGAGCGCTTTGTGCCGAAAAAACTGCTTGATGCCTCTGATGAAACTTTGCGCGGCTGTGGTCTTTCCGGCGCCAAGGTGCGCTACATCAAAGGCATCGCCGATGCGGCGCAACGCAAGCAGGTGAATTTCGCACAGCTGCGACAATTGCCGGATGAGCAATTGATCAAGGCGCTGACGGCGTTTTCCGGTATTGGCGTCTGGACCGCAGAAATGCTGATGATTTTCGCGTTCGGCCATCCCGATATCATGAGCCTCGGTGATTTGGGTTTACGACGTGGCGTCGAAACGATTTATGAGTTGGATCACGCGCCCAGTGATCGGGTGATTTTGGGCGCCGCTGAATCCTGGCGGCCCTATCGTTCCGTGGCCAGCTGGTATTTGTGGCGGGCCTGGGAAGAAAAGCAATCGCGCGCGCGAGCGAGCGCAAAGGAGTCACAATGA
- a CDS encoding amidohydrolase, translating into MKRLLVLTLVAGLAQAADDYPYLFKLYQHFHSTPELSFHEKETSKRLAMELQRAGFKVTEKVGGWGVVAVMRNGDGPTVLLRADMDALPVTENTNLPYASKMVSTDQDGKLVGIMHACGHDIHMTSLVGAARELAARKNEWKGTLVLIGQPAEERGGGAKAMLADGLYQRFPTPDYAVALHTSASHAAGTIAYSAGPALASVDSIDIKFKGVGGHGAYPHKTKDPIVLASQFVLAAQTIVSRELNPREPAVVTVGSFQAGAKHNIIPEQAHLQLTVRSYSPEVREHIIDSLKRIADGLAVTAGMPANALPEFVVKDEYTPPTINDPELTERLMSAIGKAIGEQNVQRTDPVMGGEDFSRYSMTKEDVPAVIFWVGGVAPAKIEAADRGEISLPSLHSPEFAPVPEPTIRTGVKGLVTSALELLAKQ; encoded by the coding sequence ATGAAACGATTACTGGTGTTGACGCTGGTGGCCGGATTGGCGCAGGCGGCCGATGATTATCCTTACTTGTTCAAGCTCTACCAGCATTTCCATAGTACACCGGAGTTGTCGTTCCACGAGAAAGAAACCTCGAAACGCCTGGCCATGGAGCTGCAACGCGCTGGCTTCAAAGTCACGGAAAAAGTCGGCGGTTGGGGCGTGGTTGCCGTCATGCGTAACGGCGACGGCCCGACGGTGCTGCTGCGCGCGGACATGGATGCGCTGCCGGTGACCGAAAACACCAACCTGCCCTACGCCAGCAAAATGGTCAGTACCGATCAGGACGGCAAACTGGTTGGCATCATGCACGCCTGCGGCCATGACATTCATATGACCTCATTGGTGGGTGCGGCGCGCGAATTGGCGGCGCGCAAGAACGAATGGAAAGGCACACTGGTCTTGATCGGTCAGCCGGCCGAGGAACGCGGCGGCGGTGCCAAAGCGATGCTCGCTGATGGCTTGTATCAGCGCTTCCCGACGCCGGATTATGCCGTGGCGCTACACACCTCCGCTTCGCACGCCGCCGGCACCATTGCCTATTCGGCCGGGCCGGCGCTCGCCAGCGTCGATTCGATTGATATCAAATTCAAAGGCGTCGGCGGTCATGGCGCTTACCCGCACAAAACCAAAGATCCCATTGTTTTGGCCAGCCAGTTTGTATTGGCGGCACAAACCATCGTCAGCCGCGAATTGAATCCGCGCGAACCGGCGGTAGTGACTGTCGGCAGCTTTCAGGCTGGCGCCAAGCACAACATCATTCCAGAACAGGCGCATCTGCAATTGACGGTGCGCAGCTATTCGCCGGAAGTGCGTGAACACATTATTGATTCACTGAAACGTATTGCCGATGGATTGGCCGTCACCGCCGGTATGCCAGCAAACGCGTTACCGGAATTTGTCGTCAAGGATGAATACACACCACCGACGATCAACGATCCGGAACTGACCGAACGGCTGATGAGCGCGATTGGCAAAGCCATCGGTGAGCAAAATGTGCAGCGCACCGATCCAGTCATGGGCGGCGAAGATTTCTCGCGTTACAGCATGACCAAGGAAGACGTGCCGGCGGTAATTTTCTGGGTCGGTGGCGTCGCTCCGGCGAAAATCGAAGCAGCCGATCGTGGCGAGATTTCACTGCCATCGCTGCACTCACCGGAGTTTGCGCCGGTGCCGGAGCCGACGATACGCACCGGCGTCAAAGGCCTGGTCACCAGCGCGCTGGAGCTACTGGCCAAGCAATAA
- a CDS encoding DUF6279 family lipoprotein — protein sequence MLNVRKSSRMALLPLVLLLSACSFTFMYPRADFFLGWQIDSYLRLESAQERWLDERLEARLRWHHQQELPRWRDWLVALRNDVAEQRIDEAGYEQYMEQLSQLLRATSAGLIDDGTALIQRLSDEQAKALLERLQEEVDEEIEELADESLEEHLEQRYERSVDNYEDWFGRLSDEQRQAVAAKPGHAPACD from the coding sequence ATGCTCAATGTACGAAAATCCAGCAGGATGGCCTTATTGCCACTGGTATTGCTGCTCAGCGCCTGCTCGTTCACGTTCATGTATCCACGCGCCGATTTCTTTCTCGGCTGGCAAATCGACTCTTATCTGAGACTGGAGTCCGCCCAGGAGCGCTGGCTCGATGAGCGCTTGGAAGCGCGGCTGCGCTGGCATCACCAGCAGGAACTGCCGCGCTGGCGTGACTGGCTGGTGGCTTTGCGCAACGATGTCGCTGAGCAGCGCATCGATGAAGCCGGCTACGAGCAATACATGGAGCAGCTCAGCCAGCTGCTGCGGGCGACTTCAGCAGGCCTGATAGACGATGGCACCGCGCTGATCCAGCGCTTGAGTGATGAGCAGGCCAAGGCCTTGCTGGAGCGGCTGCAGGAGGAAGTCGATGAGGAAATCGAGGAGCTTGCCGATGAAAGCCTCGAGGAACATCTGGAACAGCGTTACGAACGCTCGGTCGACAATTACGAAGACTGGTTCGGTCGCCTGAGCGACGAGCAGCGTCAGGCCGTGGCAGCAAAGCCCGGACATGCGCCCGCATGTGATTGA
- the ttcA gene encoding tRNA 2-thiocytidine(32) synthetase TtcA: MSELTRKASYEFNKLQKRLRREVGQAIADFNMIEHGDKVMVCLSGGKDSYTLLDILLALRASAPVHFDIVAVNLDQKQPGFPEHVLPTYLDSIDVPYEVIEEDTYSIVKRVVPEGKTTCALCSRLRRGILYGYAQRHGVTKIALGHHRDDMLETFFLNLFYGGKLKSMPPKLVSDDGKNIVIRPLAYSREKDIARYAEAKAFPIIPCNLCGSQENLQRKVVKQMMQDWDKKFPGRIETMFRALQNVVPSHLVDRELFDFAALVADGVANEDGDRAFDKESFRDPEPDQDDVIPSSGRLNIVQL; the protein is encoded by the coding sequence ATGTCTGAACTGACCCGCAAAGCCAGTTACGAGTTCAATAAACTGCAAAAACGCCTGCGCCGCGAAGTCGGTCAGGCCATCGCCGATTTCAACATGATTGAGCATGGCGACAAGGTCATGGTCTGCCTGTCTGGCGGCAAAGACTCTTATACGTTGCTCGATATCCTGTTGGCTTTGCGCGCCTCGGCGCCGGTGCATTTCGATATCGTCGCGGTCAATCTCGACCAGAAACAGCCCGGTTTTCCCGAGCATGTGCTGCCGACTTATCTGGACAGCATCGACGTGCCGTATGAAGTGATTGAAGAAGACACCTACAGCATCGTCAAGCGCGTGGTGCCGGAAGGCAAAACCACCTGCGCGCTCTGCTCGCGTTTGCGGCGCGGCATTTTGTACGGTTATGCCCAGCGTCATGGCGTGACCAAAATTGCCCTTGGTCATCATCGCGATGACATGCTGGAAACCTTTTTCTTGAATCTGTTTTACGGCGGCAAACTGAAAAGCATGCCGCCGAAACTGGTCAGCGATGACGGCAAGAATATTGTCATCCGGCCACTGGCTTACAGCCGCGAAAAAGACATTGCCCGTTACGCCGAAGCAAAAGCCTTTCCGATCATTCCCTGCAATCTTTGCGGCTCGCAGGAAAATCTGCAGCGCAAAGTCGTCAAACAGATGATGCAGGACTGGGACAAAAAATTTCCGGGCCGTATCGAAACGATGTTCCGGGCGCTGCAAAACGTCGTGCCTTCGCATCTGGTCGATCGCGAGCTGTTTGATTTTGCCGCGTTGGTTGCCGATGGCGTCGCCAATGAAGACGGCGATCGCGCGTTCGACAAAGAAAGCTTTCGCGACCCGGAGCCAGACCAGGACGATGTCATCCCGAGCAGCGGACGCCTGAATATCGTGCAGCTGTAA
- a CDS encoding TSUP family transporter produces MEFAVDVLALLFVVALVAGIIDAIAGGGGLLTVPALMAVGIPPAMALGTNKLQGCFGSMSASLHFVRHKMVDLRRFWPPIVASGVGGAFGSLAVQSIDPSFLKQVIPWLLIAIALYMLLAPRAGDVERHQRVSMPVFAFTVGFGVGFYDGFFGPGTGTFFAIGCVAVLGTTLPVATAHSKLMNFACNSVALVFFIIGGKVLWLPGGVMAVGQIIGGQIGARLVFRGGAKLVRRVLVVVSIAISIRLFMTS; encoded by the coding sequence ATGGAATTTGCCGTCGACGTATTGGCGTTGTTGTTCGTGGTCGCACTGGTCGCCGGCATCATCGATGCCATCGCCGGTGGCGGCGGTTTGCTGACCGTGCCGGCGCTGATGGCCGTTGGCATTCCGCCGGCGATGGCGCTAGGTACCAACAAGCTGCAGGGCTGTTTCGGGTCGATGTCGGCTTCATTACATTTTGTTCGCCACAAAATGGTCGATCTGCGCCGATTCTGGCCGCCAATTGTAGCCTCCGGCGTCGGCGGTGCATTCGGTTCCTTGGCCGTGCAATCGATCGATCCGAGCTTTCTAAAACAAGTCATTCCTTGGCTGTTGATCGCCATTGCGCTGTACATGCTGCTAGCGCCGCGCGCAGGCGATGTCGAGCGCCATCAACGGGTCAGCATGCCAGTGTTCGCATTCACCGTGGGTTTCGGCGTCGGCTTTTACGACGGCTTTTTCGGTCCTGGCACCGGCACCTTTTTTGCGATTGGTTGCGTCGCCGTGCTCGGCACGACGCTGCCGGTCGCTACCGCCCACAGCAAGCTGATGAATTTCGCCTGCAATAGCGTGGCGCTGGTGTTTTTCATCATCGGAGGCAAGGTGTTGTGGCTGCCGGGTGGCGTCATGGCTGTCGGTCAGATTATCGGCGGCCAGATTGGCGCCCGGCTGGTGTTTCGCGGCGGTGCAAAATTGGTGCGCCGCGTGCTGGTCGTGGTGTCCATTGCGATCTCGATTCGCCTGTTCATGACTTCGTGA
- a CDS encoding M1 family metallopeptidase: MRWSLRSLLYCCMAAVLLALFIWHQFFRYADPSPINGRLPNHVRPLHYDVQLTLLPDAEDFSGVATIELQLDQRIDALYLHAQALRFNRIESSDDLQNWHPASAVEESEDGLTRIQLSRSLAPGTAHVRLSYQGRYTANQEGLWRQQINGDWYVFNQFNTIFARRAIPGFDEPGIRARIDLSVTAPTWHHVVSTTSLLETSVLGNGRKRVHFVRTPPISLHQLNISVGPFDIVAGPILKPNEFRRQNLPIRAVTVKGQGARSQFALAHIGPMVEAAENYFGMPFPFEKLDVLAVPHATEGVLEHPGAINLRDRLMLFDQHNLATSQRFFLSYFTHGLLHHWVGNLVAMEWWNDVWIYEGVVEWLTYRLLHERYPALGFDIERQQNKQQAIQIDLNEVRRLQPGVIDSSKEIHASYSAQATLKSASLIHMLERFIREDRFQSGFRAFFARHAYDLAGTEELYHAVTDSVAHPLLASEFDRFINEPGVPLIHFERQCQNNRLSLILRQKILPTAQTTQTAWTIPVCARFHDQQNALQCQVINQSEQLWQTAQPCEAVVLPNADGAGYYRWSLATDEWQRLITGSAHYSSVEALEMAENLAQSYRQQQLPSEPFWRLAARLSSQSAAVVTESFIDEAQFALYRLSRDAKATRQQLRERFAGAAQPWTPTIREWMALDLRLPLLREQLLQTMQKPKAFADRSLNSDPVRVAVWLETQPEQVDSVLNHLCRENQGDIRNDLVQAIGNIRRPEVHARMIDKLSHPCLSSNEQWRLLNDWLQHPPTQFATFSYLRNHFPAIRERQPTFRIADLPPMLAQFCDADIWAQAKTFLLEHTADIVGHLDAILSAEQQTQKCIEMKAAFTERALSSQQP, from the coding sequence ATGCGCTGGTCCCTACGCTCCCTGTTGTATTGCTGTATGGCCGCGGTGCTGTTGGCACTGTTTATCTGGCATCAGTTTTTCCGTTACGCCGATCCGTCGCCGATCAACGGCCGGCTGCCGAATCATGTTCGGCCACTGCACTACGATGTGCAGTTGACGCTATTGCCGGATGCCGAGGATTTCAGCGGTGTCGCCACCATTGAATTGCAACTGGATCAGCGCATTGATGCGCTGTATCTACATGCCCAGGCATTGCGTTTCAACCGCATTGAAAGCAGCGACGACTTGCAGAACTGGCATCCGGCTAGTGCCGTTGAGGAAAGCGAAGACGGCCTGACACGCATTCAGTTGTCGCGCTCACTGGCACCGGGCACCGCGCATGTGCGTTTGAGCTATCAGGGCCGTTACACCGCCAATCAGGAAGGCTTGTGGCGTCAGCAAATCAATGGCGACTGGTATGTGTTCAATCAGTTCAACACCATTTTCGCACGCCGAGCCATTCCTGGTTTTGATGAGCCGGGTATTCGCGCTCGTATCGATTTGTCGGTTACCGCGCCAACCTGGCATCACGTCGTCAGCACCACTTCTTTGCTGGAAACCAGCGTGCTCGGCAATGGTCGCAAGCGCGTGCATTTTGTTCGTACACCACCGATCTCTTTGCACCAGCTGAACATCAGCGTTGGGCCTTTCGATATCGTCGCCGGTCCGATTCTGAAACCGAATGAATTTCGCCGCCAGAACCTGCCGATCCGCGCCGTCACCGTCAAAGGCCAAGGCGCACGCAGTCAGTTTGCCCTGGCGCATATCGGACCGATGGTCGAAGCGGCCGAAAATTATTTCGGCATGCCGTTTCCGTTTGAAAAGCTGGATGTACTGGCCGTGCCGCATGCCACCGAAGGCGTGCTCGAACATCCGGGCGCGATCAATCTGCGCGATCGTCTGATGTTGTTCGATCAACACAATCTCGCCACCTCACAGCGGTTTTTCCTCAGTTACTTCACGCACGGCTTGTTGCATCACTGGGTTGGCAATCTGGTTGCGATGGAATGGTGGAACGATGTCTGGATTTACGAAGGCGTCGTCGAATGGCTGACGTATCGGTTACTGCACGAGCGCTACCCGGCGCTGGGTTTTGATATTGAACGCCAGCAAAACAAGCAACAGGCCATTCAGATCGACTTGAATGAAGTGCGTCGCTTGCAGCCGGGCGTGATCGACAGCAGCAAGGAAATTCATGCTTCCTACAGCGCTCAGGCAACGCTGAAATCGGCCTCGCTGATTCATATGCTGGAACGTTTCATTCGTGAAGATCGTTTCCAGTCCGGCTTTCGCGCGTTCTTTGCCCGCCATGCCTACGATCTGGCCGGCACCGAAGAGCTTTATCACGCGGTTACCGATTCGGTCGCGCATCCATTGCTGGCCAGCGAGTTTGATCGCTTTATCAATGAACCGGGCGTGCCGCTGATTCATTTCGAACGACAATGTCAGAATAATCGCTTGAGCCTGATATTGCGCCAGAAAATTCTGCCGACCGCGCAAACCACACAAACCGCCTGGACCATTCCCGTCTGCGCCCGCTTTCATGACCAACAAAATGCCTTGCAATGCCAGGTCATCAATCAAAGCGAACAGTTATGGCAAACGGCGCAGCCCTGCGAAGCGGTCGTTTTACCGAATGCGGATGGCGCCGGTTATTACCGCTGGTCGCTTGCCACGGATGAATGGCAGCGCTTGATTACCGGCAGCGCCCATTACAGCAGCGTCGAGGCGCTGGAGATGGCCGAGAACCTGGCGCAAAGTTATCGCCAGCAACAATTACCGTCGGAACCATTCTGGCGGTTGGCCGCTCGACTCAGCAGCCAATCAGCGGCCGTGGTTACTGAATCGTTTATCGACGAAGCGCAGTTCGCGTTGTATCGCCTGAGCCGCGATGCGAAAGCGACGCGGCAACAATTGCGCGAACGGTTCGCGGGTGCGGCGCAACCCTGGACACCAACGATTCGGGAATGGATGGCGCTCGATTTGCGCTTGCCGTTACTGCGCGAGCAATTGCTGCAGACGATGCAAAAGCCGAAAGCGTTTGCGGATCGAAGCCTGAACAGTGATCCGGTGCGCGTGGCCGTGTGGCTGGAAACGCAACCGGAACAAGTCGACTCGGTACTGAACCATCTCTGCCGGGAGAATCAGGGCGATATTCGTAATGATTTGGTGCAGGCCATTGGCAATATCCGCCGACCGGAAGTGCATGCCCGCATGATCGACAAGCTGTCGCATCCATGCCTGTCGAGTAACGAACAATGGCGGCTATTGAACGATTGGCTGCAACATCCACCGACGCAGTTCGCCACGTTCAGCTATCTGCGCAATCATTTCCCGGCCATCCGCGAGCGGCAACCGACGTTCCGCATTGCCGATCTGCCGCCAATGTTGGCGCAATTCTGTGACGCCGATATCTGGGCGCAAGCAAAAACCTTTTTGCTCGAACACACCGCTGATATCGTTGGCCACCTCGATGCCATTCTGTCGGCGGAACAGCAAACCCAGAAATGCATCGAAATGAAAGCGGCGTTTACCGAACGCGCCCTGTCATCACAACAGCCATGA
- a CDS encoding acyl-CoA thioesterase, with product MSHPLLESFPFVYPITVAWGEMDAFQHVNNVMYFRYFESARVAYGHQVNMMDPNENEGVAPILAATSARYKRPITFPDSLLVGVRIAKMSNNRFWQQYAIVSASQNAITTEGEAEIVMFDYRHQRKADIPPALKKRIEALEQREFVIDAQ from the coding sequence ATGTCCCATCCTTTGCTCGAGTCGTTTCCGTTTGTGTATCCGATCACCGTTGCCTGGGGCGAGATGGACGCCTTCCAGCACGTCAACAACGTCATGTATTTCCGTTACTTTGAATCGGCACGGGTCGCCTATGGTCATCAGGTCAATATGATGGACCCGAATGAGAATGAGGGCGTGGCGCCGATACTGGCGGCGACTTCCGCTCGCTACAAACGACCAATCACGTTTCCCGATTCCTTGCTGGTCGGTGTGCGGATAGCGAAAATGAGCAATAACCGCTTTTGGCAGCAATATGCCATTGTCAGCGCCAGCCAGAACGCCATCACCACCGAAGGCGAGGCCGAGATCGTCATGTTCGATTATCGTCATCAGCGCAAAGCCGATATTCCGCCAGCATTGAAAAAACGCATCGAAGCGCTGGAACAGCGGGAGTTTGTCATCGATGCTCAATAA
- a CDS encoding DM13 domain-containing protein — protein MLNNKLNWILLTLLVLIAIGFYALWHWGQSSSIGAPKFSFFETAQPQQNAKKKSAGLPEALHDEMPKTPEDMNPPQLLSYGEFGSVHEQRPAKGVVRLYRLGNGEHLLRMEQFSIVRGPGLHVYLTARPGVRQADIVLEDFIDLGELRAQSGELNYLIPADIDLSGYRGVVVFTPFFNDIYATASITATP, from the coding sequence ATGCTCAATAACAAGCTGAACTGGATTCTACTGACATTGCTGGTGCTTATCGCTATCGGCTTTTACGCGCTCTGGCACTGGGGCCAGAGCAGCAGCATCGGCGCTCCGAAATTCTCGTTTTTTGAAACCGCGCAACCGCAACAGAACGCGAAGAAAAAATCCGCCGGCTTGCCGGAAGCGCTGCATGATGAAATGCCCAAAACACCCGAGGACATGAATCCGCCACAGCTATTGAGTTATGGCGAATTCGGCAGCGTGCATGAACAACGTCCGGCCAAAGGCGTTGTTCGGCTGTATCGACTCGGCAATGGCGAACACCTGCTGCGCATGGAACAGTTCTCGATTGTCCGCGGTCCCGGCTTGCATGTTTATCTGACCGCCCGTCCCGGCGTGCGTCAGGCGGATATCGTGCTGGAAGATTTTATTGATCTTGGCGAATTGCGCGCGCAAAGCGGCGAATTGAATTATCTGATTCCCGCCGACATCGATTTGAGCGGCTATCGCGGTGTCGTCGTGTTCACGCCTTTCTTCAACGACATTTATGCGACGGCGTCGATCACGGCTACACCGTAG